A DNA window from Oceanimonas doudoroffii contains the following coding sequences:
- a CDS encoding MmoB/DmpM family protein — translation MSKVYLALQDNDVSRYIVEAIEEDNPSASIQHMPAMIRIENEDRLVIRRETVEDKLGRDWDVQELHLNLITLGGNVDEDEDQLTLCWKG, via the coding sequence ATGTCAAAAGTGTATCTGGCCCTGCAAGACAACGACGTCTCCCGCTATATCGTCGAGGCCATCGAAGAAGATAACCCGAGTGCCAGCATTCAGCACATGCCGGCGATGATCCGCATAGAAAACGAAGATCGGCTGGTGATCCGGCGTGAAACCGTCGAAGACAAGCTGGGCCGCGACTGGGACGTGCAGGAACTGCACCTCAACCTGATCACCCTGGGCGGTAACGTGGATGAAGACGAAGACCAACTCACATTGTGCTGGAAAGGCTGA